A single region of the Undibacterium piscinae genome encodes:
- a CDS encoding ferredoxin family protein, giving the protein MTHVVTESCIRCRYTDCVDVCPVDCFRAGPNFLIIDPDECIDCAVCVAECPVNAIYAEEDVPADQQQFIKINVELTRAWPSITKTTSPLPDADDWKDVKDKLQYLVR; this is encoded by the coding sequence ATGACCCACGTTGTGACCGAATCTTGCATCCGTTGCCGCTATACCGATTGTGTGGATGTATGCCCGGTGGACTGCTTCCGCGCAGGTCCAAATTTCCTGATCATTGATCCGGACGAATGTATAGACTGCGCTGTTTGCGTCGCAGAATGCCCAGTTAACGCGATTTACGCGGAAGAAGATGTTCCTGCTGATCAACAGCAATTCATCAAGATCAATGTTGAATTGACACGCGCCTGGCCCTCCATCACGAAAACCACCAGCCCTCTGCCAGATGCAGACGACTGGAAAGACGTCAAAGACAAACTGCAATACCTGGTACGCTAA
- a CDS encoding NAD(P)/FAD-dependent oxidoreductase codes for MENKQITSAQIIEADAVIIGAGPVGLFQVFELGLLEIKAHVIDSLPVVGGQCVELYPDKPIYDIPAVPVCTGQELTDNLLKQIEPFEPTFHLNQEVTLVQRREDGRFNLETSQGKKFITKTIFIAAGVGSFQPRTLKVEGIDAFEGSQVFYRVKNPSQFEGKNLVICGGGDSALDWALALAGKAESVVILHRRDDFRAAPASVAKMKEMCDNFEMQCIIGQVSGIETKDDKLSELKVTGADGVTRRLPLDDLLVFFGLSPKLGPIADWGLDIERKQLKVMSTEKFETNVPGIFAVGDINTYPGKKKLILSGFHEAALAAFGAAAYIFPEKKIHMQYTTTSPKLHKILGVDTPVFD; via the coding sequence ATGGAAAATAAACAAATAACGTCCGCGCAAATTATTGAAGCCGATGCAGTTATCATCGGTGCCGGACCAGTCGGACTGTTTCAGGTATTTGAACTTGGTTTGCTTGAAATTAAAGCGCACGTCATTGATTCACTGCCAGTGGTCGGCGGACAATGCGTAGAACTCTACCCTGATAAGCCGATTTACGACATCCCTGCCGTTCCGGTATGCACAGGCCAGGAATTGACCGATAACTTACTCAAGCAGATCGAGCCGTTTGAGCCGACTTTCCATCTGAATCAGGAAGTTACGCTGGTACAGCGCCGTGAAGACGGCCGCTTCAACCTCGAAACATCGCAGGGCAAAAAGTTCATCACCAAAACCATTTTCATTGCGGCCGGCGTAGGTTCATTCCAGCCGCGCACTTTGAAAGTGGAAGGCATAGACGCCTTTGAAGGTTCGCAAGTATTTTACCGTGTTAAAAATCCAAGCCAGTTTGAAGGTAAAAACCTGGTGATCTGCGGTGGCGGCGATTCCGCACTCGATTGGGCGCTGGCATTAGCTGGCAAGGCGGAATCGGTAGTTATCTTGCATCGCCGCGATGATTTCCGTGCAGCACCGGCATCGGTCGCCAAGATGAAGGAAATGTGCGACAACTTCGAGATGCAATGCATCATCGGCCAAGTCAGCGGCATAGAAACCAAAGACGACAAGTTAAGCGAACTCAAGGTCACTGGCGCTGATGGCGTAACCCGCCGCCTGCCTTTGGATGACTTACTGGTATTTTTTGGATTGTCACCAAAACTTGGCCCTATCGCAGATTGGGGCCTCGACATTGAGCGCAAACAACTCAAAGTGATGAGTACCGAGAAGTTTGAAACCAATGTGCCGGGTATTTTTGCAGTTGGCGACATCAATACTTATCCAGGTAAAAAGAAACTGATCTTGTCCGGTTTCCATGAAGCTGCTTTAGCCGCTTTTGGTGCTGCAGCGTATATTTTCCCTGAAAAGAAAATTCATATGCAATACACGACAACCTCACCAAAATTGCACAAAATTTTGGGTGTTGACACGCCAGTATTCGATTAA
- a CDS encoding IS3 family transposase (programmed frameshift) translates to MSKYTKQFKLGVVKRYLNKSTSFNAIGQHYCINGSIVRRWVKRYEHYGAEGLGKKFSHYNLEFRLSVLQHMWDQQLSYAETALVFDIRSPGCLGVWERSYHSGGIDALTPRTRGRPKNMSAPPTPKAPHAKEDESRSHEELLAEVAYLRMENAYLKKFKSLSSATSTDNTAQQAQVVQELRQQYPIAGLLKLAGLARSTFYYQQKALLAADKYADLKGRIRSIYARHKGRYGYRRITATIQKMGTLVNHKTVQRLMTSLGLKSLVRIKKYRSYKGDVGCAAPNILQRQFEAQEPNQKWVTDVTEFNVAREKLYLSPVLDLYNGEIIAYETSRRPVFEMVSNMLKKALVKLKPGEKPVLHSDQGWQYRMPAYQRLLGKNQVTQSMSRKGNCLDNAAMESFFAVLKSEYFYLDKFKSIDELQKGLAKYIHYYNYDRIKMKLKGLSPVQYRTQPLVT, encoded by the exons ATGAGTAAGTACACGAAGCAGTTTAAATTAGGCGTCGTTAAACGGTATCTCAACAAGTCGACCAGCTTCAACGCCATCGGGCAGCATTACTGTATTAATGGGTCGATAGTGCGTCGCTGGGTAAAGCGCTACGAGCACTACGGCGCTGAAGGTCTCGGAAAGAAGTTCAGCCATTACAACCTGGAGTTCAGGCTCTCGGTATTGCAACACATGTGGGATCAGCAGCTCTCCTATGCAGAAACCGCACTCGTGTTTGATATCCGCAGCCCAGGTTGCCTCGGAGTCTGGGAACGCAGTTATCATAGCGGTGGTATCGACGCCTTAACTCCACGCACCCGAGGACGCCCTAAAAACATGTCAGCCCCACCAACACCAAAAGCACCGCACGCCAAAGAAGATGAAAGCCGCAGCCACGAAGAATTGCTGGCGGAAGTGGCTTATCTGCGCATGGAGAATGCCTACCTAAAAAAGT TTAAAAGCCTTAGTTCAGCAACAAGCACAGACAACACCGCGCAACAAGCGCAAGTAGTGCAAGAACTAAGGCAGCAGTACCCGATAGCCGGCTTGCTCAAACTTGCCGGTCTGGCACGCAGTACGTTTTACTATCAACAGAAAGCCTTGCTGGCAGCAGATAAATATGCGGATTTGAAGGGCCGCATCCGCAGCATTTACGCACGCCATAAGGGGCGTTATGGTTATAGGCGCATCACCGCGACCATCCAGAAAATGGGTACGCTTGTAAACCACAAGACAGTGCAGAGATTGATGACGTCGCTCGGACTCAAGTCACTGGTCAGAATCAAAAAATACCGTTCCTACAAGGGCGACGTGGGCTGTGCTGCGCCCAATATTTTACAACGTCAGTTCGAGGCACAAGAGCCGAATCAGAAGTGGGTAACGGATGTGACGGAATTTAATGTTGCCAGAGAAAAGTTGTATCTCTCCCCGGTATTGGATTTGTACAATGGCGAAATTATTGCCTATGAGACGTCCAGACGCCCGGTGTTTGAAATGGTGAGCAACATGCTCAAGAAAGCGTTGGTCAAATTAAAGCCAGGCGAAAAGCCAGTCTTGCATTCGGATCAGGGGTGGCAATATCGAATGCCCGCCTACCAACGGCTACTCGGGAAAAATCAAGTCACACAGAGCATGTCACGCAAAGGAAACTGTCTCGACAATGCAGCGATGGAAAGCTTTTTTGCAGTGCTGAAGTCTGAGTATTTTTACCTCGACAAATTTAAAAGCATTGATGAGCTTCAAAAAGGGCTGGCAAAGTATATTCACTACTATAATTACGATCGCATTAAGATGAAACTAAAAGGGCTGAGCCCTGTGCAATACAGAACCCAGCCCTTGGTAACCTAA
- a CDS encoding polyhydroxyalkanoate depolymerase, with protein sequence MLYQFHELNRAFLTPFTQWAEASSKIFANPISPLAHAPYAQRIAAGYELMFRLGKDYEKPQFEIPTTTINEQVVEIVENSAAIKPFCKLVHFKKNLSDKELAKLNQAKILLVAPLSGHHSTLLRDTVRSLLPEHDVYITDWIDARTVPLSAGPFHLDDYIFYVQDFIRQIGPDVHVIAVCQPTVPVLAAISLMATAKDPKLPKTMTMMGGPIDPRKSPTQVNNLATEKKFSWFENTVIYNVPANYPGAGRKVYPGFLQHTGFVAMNPNHHAQSHWDFYQHLIQGDDESAEQHRKFYDEYNAVLDMPAEYYLETIKTIFQEFRLPTGTWEVGGQLVRPQDIKTVALFTVEGELDDISGPGQTQAAHDLCSSIPAKMKQDFVAPGCGHYGIFSGRRWREVICPKVGEFIKAHS encoded by the coding sequence ATGCTCTATCAATTTCATGAACTTAACCGCGCATTCCTGACTCCATTTACACAATGGGCTGAGGCATCATCAAAAATATTTGCCAACCCAATTTCACCATTGGCGCATGCGCCGTATGCGCAGCGTATTGCGGCCGGTTATGAACTCATGTTTCGTCTAGGCAAAGACTACGAGAAGCCACAATTTGAAATTCCTACGACAACTATCAACGAACAAGTTGTTGAAATCGTTGAAAATAGCGCTGCCATCAAGCCATTCTGTAAGTTGGTGCATTTCAAAAAGAATCTGTCCGACAAAGAATTAGCGAAATTAAATCAAGCGAAAATTTTGCTGGTAGCACCGCTGTCCGGTCATCACTCAACGCTGCTACGCGATACCGTGCGCAGTTTACTGCCTGAACATGACGTCTACATTACCGACTGGATAGATGCGCGTACCGTACCGCTGTCCGCCGGACCTTTCCATCTCGATGATTACATTTTTTACGTCCAGGATTTCATCCGGCAAATCGGCCCTGACGTCCATGTGATCGCGGTCTGCCAACCTACGGTACCGGTACTGGCGGCGATCTCCCTGATGGCGACCGCCAAGGACCCGAAACTACCAAAGACCATGACCATGATGGGCGGTCCGATTGATCCGCGCAAATCACCGACACAAGTCAATAATCTTGCCACCGAGAAGAAATTTTCGTGGTTCGAAAATACCGTGATCTACAATGTGCCGGCAAACTATCCGGGAGCAGGCCGCAAGGTTTATCCAGGTTTTCTGCAGCACACTGGTTTTGTCGCGATGAACCCGAATCACCACGCTCAAAGTCACTGGGATTTCTACCAGCACCTGATTCAGGGTGATGACGAGTCGGCCGAGCAGCATCGTAAATTTTACGATGAATACAATGCGGTACTCGACATGCCGGCAGAATACTACCTGGAAACCATCAAGACGATTTTCCAGGAATTCCGTCTGCCTACCGGCACCTGGGAAGTGGGCGGTCAGTTAGTGCGTCCGCAGGACATCAAGACCGTTGCTCTATTTACGGTGGAAGGTGAACTCGATGACATTTCCGGCCCCGGCCAGACTCAGGCTGCCCACGACTTATGCAGCAGCATCCCAGCCAAGATGAAGCAAGATTTCGTTGCGCCAGGTTGCGGCCATTACGGCATATTCTCCGGTCGCCGTTGGCGCGAAGTGATTTGCCCTAAAGTAGGTGAATTCATCAAGGCACACTCCTGA
- the rsxB gene encoding electron transport complex subunit RsxB, giving the protein MSLNLADRLEDLLPQTQCTKCGYPACRPYAEAMANGDASYNQCPPGGQEGVARLAQALGKPVIALDISHGLERPRPIALIDEAHCIGCTLCIQACPVDAILGAAKQMHTVLTDLCTGCDLCVAPCPVDCISMVDASEGKTGWAAWSQEQAALAKKQFEFRRERLLREKHENDARLLAKASAKLLAVSAEIPLSAEQAAERDRKKKIISAAIERAQQKKLASETPKT; this is encoded by the coding sequence GTGTCCCTCAATCTTGCCGACCGACTAGAAGACCTGCTGCCACAAACCCAATGCACCAAGTGTGGTTATCCAGCCTGCCGCCCTTACGCAGAAGCAATGGCAAATGGCGATGCCAGCTACAATCAATGCCCTCCCGGAGGCCAGGAAGGCGTAGCGAGGCTGGCCCAAGCGCTCGGTAAACCAGTTATCGCGCTCGATATCAGTCATGGATTAGAACGCCCGCGACCAATCGCCCTGATCGACGAAGCACATTGCATAGGCTGCACTCTCTGCATACAAGCTTGCCCGGTTGACGCCATTCTAGGTGCGGCAAAGCAAATGCATACCGTGCTCACTGATCTATGCACAGGATGCGACTTATGCGTTGCCCCCTGCCCTGTCGATTGCATTAGCATGGTCGATGCCAGCGAAGGGAAAACCGGATGGGCTGCCTGGTCACAAGAACAAGCGGCATTGGCAAAAAAACAGTTTGAATTTCGCCGTGAACGCCTGCTACGTGAAAAACATGAAAATGACGCGAGATTACTCGCCAAGGCCAGCGCAAAATTACTCGCGGTTTCCGCGGAAATTCCGCTAAGTGCAGAGCAGGCAGCTGAACGGGATCGCAAGAAAAAAATCATTTCGGCCGCGATAGAACGCGCCCAACAAAAAAAGCTGGCGTCCGAGACACCGAAAACCTAA
- the nth gene encoding endonuclease III: protein MNAAKRHEIFSRLKRQNPTPTTELEYTTPFELLIAVLLSAQATDVSVNKATRKLYAVANTPEKIYALGIDGLIPFIQTIGLFRTKAKHIIETCRILISEHHSVVPRTRAELEALPGVGRKTANVVLNTAFGEATIAVDTHIFRVANRTGLAPGKNVDIVEEKLMKFVPAEFRLDAHHWLILHGRYTCTARTPKCWNCMIADLCEFKQKTPLPDKV from the coding sequence ATGAACGCAGCAAAACGACACGAAATATTTAGTCGCCTGAAGCGACAAAACCCTACGCCAACCACGGAACTCGAATACACCACGCCCTTTGAACTGCTCATTGCGGTACTGCTGTCGGCGCAGGCAACCGATGTTTCGGTCAACAAGGCGACCAGAAAACTTTATGCAGTGGCCAATACGCCGGAAAAAATTTACGCGCTAGGCATAGACGGATTAATCCCTTTCATCCAGACCATAGGGCTATTCCGGACCAAGGCCAAACATATCATTGAAACTTGCAGGATACTGATATCCGAACACCATAGCGTGGTACCGCGTACTCGAGCGGAGCTGGAAGCCTTACCTGGCGTAGGCCGCAAGACCGCTAATGTGGTCCTCAATACCGCCTTTGGTGAAGCGACCATTGCCGTGGACACCCATATCTTCCGGGTTGCTAACCGCACCGGCCTGGCCCCCGGGAAAAATGTCGATATCGTCGAAGAAAAATTGATGAAATTCGTCCCAGCTGAATTTCGTCTCGACGCCCATCACTGGCTGATACTGCATGGCCGCTACACGTGCACCGCACGCACGCCAAAATGCTGGAACTGCATGATTGCCGATTTATGCGAGTTCAAACAAAAAACGCCCTTACCCGATAAGGTGTAA
- a CDS encoding DUF1841 family protein, protein MFTPSQQDVRRFFCDSFKKSHAREILTPIEAIAADWIHQHPEYEDVLSDLDTALEANYSVDEGKSNPFLHLSMHLSISEQISVDQPRGIRSAFQVLARKLNSEHEAHHQIMECLGEMMWNSQRSGLPPDGEAYIEALRKRAS, encoded by the coding sequence ATGTTTACACCTAGTCAGCAAGACGTACGACGTTTCTTCTGTGATAGTTTCAAGAAATCACACGCAAGAGAAATTCTCACGCCGATCGAGGCGATTGCAGCCGACTGGATCCATCAGCATCCCGAGTACGAGGACGTACTTAGTGATCTAGATACTGCGCTGGAAGCCAACTATAGCGTCGATGAGGGCAAGAGCAACCCGTTTTTACATCTGTCCATGCATCTGTCGATTTCAGAACAGATTTCGGTTGACCAACCTCGCGGAATACGTAGCGCTTTCCAGGTATTGGCAAGAAAACTCAATTCCGAACATGAAGCCCATCACCAGATCATGGAATGTCTCGGTGAAATGATGTGGAACTCGCAGCGCAGCGGCTTGCCGCCGGATGGCGAAGCGTATATTGAGGCATTACGCAAACGCGCCAGTTAA
- a CDS encoding c-type cytochrome yields the protein MKKHSLLILLLSGISFSAFAGGNIEAGKLASEKFNCASCHGANYSTPIDPAYPKLAGQHKDYLAQALKAYQRGSDGAYGRGNAIMGAQAKALSNTDIQNISAYISSLPGTLVLKK from the coding sequence ATGAAAAAACACAGCTTATTGATTTTACTGCTTTCCGGCATTTCTTTTTCCGCCTTTGCCGGCGGGAATATCGAAGCGGGTAAATTGGCGTCTGAAAAATTTAATTGTGCCTCCTGTCATGGAGCTAATTACAGCACGCCGATTGATCCTGCTTATCCTAAGCTTGCGGGACAGCACAAAGATTACCTGGCGCAGGCATTGAAGGCGTATCAGCGTGGTTCGGATGGCGCTTATGGCCGCGGAAATGCGATTATGGGAGCGCAGGCCAAAGCCTTGTCGAATACGGATATTCAAAATATCTCTGCGTATATCAGTAGTTTGCCCGGCACTTTGGTACTGAAGAAGTAA
- a CDS encoding cytochrome c: MKKLFALLALASLTQFVAAADVVGSAKAAENKVAMCIGCHGIPGYKATFPDVYQVPMIGGQSGPYIESALKAYRKGDRKHPSMRGIAGSLTDQDIADLAAYYSQQK; encoded by the coding sequence ATGAAAAAATTGTTTGCTCTTCTCGCACTTGCGAGTCTTACGCAGTTTGTCGCTGCCGCAGATGTAGTTGGTAGTGCCAAGGCGGCTGAAAATAAAGTTGCCATGTGCATCGGTTGTCATGGTATCCCTGGCTATAAGGCGACGTTTCCTGATGTCTATCAGGTTCCTATGATAGGCGGTCAATCCGGACCATATATAGAAAGTGCACTGAAAGCTTATCGCAAGGGCGATCGCAAGCATCCGTCTATGCGCGGGATTGCCGGTAGTTTGACGGATCAGGATATTGCAGACCTAGCTGCCTATTACTCACAACAAAAATAA
- a CDS encoding MoxR family ATPase, with product MKQATRFDGAQNYVATDDLKLAVNAALTLQRPLLIKGEPGTGKTMLAEEVAAALNMPLMQWHIKSTTKAQQGLYEYDAVSRLRDSQLGDERVRDIHNYIVKGVLWQAFTADEPVVLLIDEIDKADIEFPNDLLREIDRMEFYVYETREMIRAKHRPLVIITSNNEKELPDAFLRRCFFHYIKFPDKDTMQKIVDVHFPTLKSDLLAQALQTFYEVREVAGLKKKPSTSELIDWLKLLLAEDIPAEALRSKDNKAAIPPLHGALLKNEQDVHLFERLMFMSRANR from the coding sequence ATGAAACAGGCAACTCGATTTGACGGCGCACAGAATTATGTCGCGACCGATGATTTAAAATTAGCAGTCAATGCAGCACTGACCTTGCAACGCCCGCTATTGATCAAAGGCGAACCCGGCACCGGCAAGACCATGCTGGCCGAAGAAGTAGCGGCTGCACTGAATATGCCCCTGATGCAGTGGCACATCAAGTCAACCACCAAAGCTCAGCAAGGATTGTACGAATACGATGCCGTTTCGCGCCTGCGCGACTCACAACTCGGTGATGAGCGTGTGCGCGACATTCACAACTACATCGTCAAGGGCGTACTTTGGCAGGCGTTTACCGCCGATGAACCTGTCGTCTTACTGATCGATGAGATCGACAAGGCTGACATAGAATTTCCCAACGACTTGCTGCGTGAAATCGACCGTATGGAATTTTACGTCTATGAAACGCGCGAGATGATCAGAGCCAAACATCGTCCGCTGGTGATCATCACCTCGAATAATGAAAAGGAATTGCCCGATGCGTTTTTACGTCGCTGCTTCTTCCACTACATTAAATTCCCTGACAAAGATACGATGCAAAAAATCGTCGACGTCCACTTCCCAACCTTAAAAAGTGATCTGCTGGCACAGGCGCTGCAAACTTTTTACGAAGTGCGCGAGGTAGCCGGACTCAAGAAAAAGCCCTCCACCTCAGAATTAATCGACTGGCTGAAATTATTGCTGGCCGAAGACATACCGGCCGAGGCCTTGCGCAGCAAGGACAATAAGGCGGCAATCCCGCCACTGCATGGCGCATTACTGAAAAACGAACAAGATGTACACCTGTTTGAGCGACTGATGTTTATGTCGCGCGCAAATCGCTAA
- the ilvC gene encoding ketol-acid reductoisomerase codes for MKVFYDKDCDLSLIKGKNVTIIGYGSQGHAHAQNLNDSGCKVTVALRKGGASWDKAKNAGLNVMEVNEAVKAADVIMILLPDENIAQVYNENVAPHAKQGAVLAFAHGFNVHYGQVVPRADLDVIMVAPKAPGHTVRGTYAQGGGVPHLIAVYQDKSGTARDIALSYSMANGGGRAGIIETNFREETETDLFGEQAVLCGGAVELIKAGFETLVEAGYAPEMAYFECLHELKLIVDLIYEGGIANMNYSISNNAEYGEYVTGPKVVTSATKDAMRQCLKDIQTGEYAKSFILENKAGAPTLISRRRLTAEHPIEEVGAKLRAMMPWIAKNKLVDQAKN; via the coding sequence ATGAAAGTTTTCTACGATAAAGATTGCGACCTGTCCCTGATCAAAGGCAAGAACGTTACTATCATCGGTTACGGTTCACAAGGTCATGCCCATGCACAAAACTTGAACGATTCAGGTTGCAAGGTAACAGTGGCTCTGCGTAAAGGTGGCGCGTCTTGGGATAAGGCAAAGAATGCCGGTCTGAACGTGATGGAAGTTAACGAAGCGGTAAAAGCTGCTGACGTCATCATGATTTTGCTGCCAGATGAAAATATCGCTCAGGTTTACAACGAAAACGTTGCTCCTCACGCCAAGCAAGGCGCTGTATTGGCTTTCGCTCACGGTTTCAACGTACATTACGGTCAAGTTGTGCCACGCGCCGATCTGGACGTAATTATGGTTGCGCCAAAAGCGCCAGGTCACACAGTTCGTGGTACTTATGCACAAGGTGGCGGCGTGCCTCACCTGATCGCTGTGTACCAGGATAAATCAGGTACTGCCCGTGATATCGCCTTGTCGTATTCGATGGCGAACGGTGGCGGTCGTGCCGGTATTATCGAAACTAACTTCCGTGAAGAAACTGAGACAGATTTGTTCGGTGAGCAAGCCGTATTGTGCGGTGGCGCAGTTGAATTGATCAAAGCCGGTTTTGAAACTTTGGTTGAAGCCGGTTATGCACCGGAAATGGCTTACTTTGAATGTCTGCACGAATTGAAATTGATCGTTGATCTGATCTATGAAGGCGGTATCGCTAACATGAATTATTCGATCTCCAACAATGCGGAATACGGTGAGTATGTGACTGGTCCTAAAGTCGTTACTTCTGCAACCAAAGACGCGATGCGTCAATGCTTGAAAGATATTCAGACTGGTGAATACGCGAAGAGCTTCATCCTGGAAAACAAGGCTGGCGCACCAACTTTGATCTCCCGTCGTCGTTTGACTGCTGAGCATCCAATCGAAGAAGTCGGCGCGAAATTGCGTGCGATGATGCCTTGGATCGCAAAGAATAAATTAGTTGATCAAGCGAAAAACTAA
- the ilvN gene encoding acetolactate synthase small subunit, whose amino-acid sequence MRHIISVLLENEAGALSRVVGLFSARGYNIETLTVAPTEDATLSRMTIVTTGSDDIIEQITKHLNRLIEVIKVVDLTEGAHIERELMLIKVRAVGKEREEMKRTADIFRGRIIDVTEKTYTIELTGNKGKLDAFIDSIDRTAILETVRTGGSGIGRGERILKV is encoded by the coding sequence ATGAGACATATCATTTCTGTTTTGCTGGAAAATGAAGCTGGTGCCTTGTCACGCGTGGTCGGATTGTTTTCGGCGCGCGGTTATAACATTGAAACCCTGACGGTTGCGCCAACTGAAGATGCGACTTTGTCGCGTATGACGATAGTCACTACCGGCTCTGACGATATTATCGAACAAATCACCAAGCATCTGAATCGCCTCATAGAGGTGATCAAGGTGGTTGATTTGACCGAAGGCGCGCACATCGAACGCGAACTGATGCTCATTAAAGTGCGGGCAGTCGGTAAAGAGCGTGAAGAAATGAAGCGCACTGCGGATATTTTCCGTGGTCGTATCATTGATGTGACTGAAAAGACGTACACCATAGAATTGACCGGTAACAAAGGCAAGCTTGACGCCTTTATCGACTCGATAGACCGTACGGCGATTCTGGAAACAGTACGTACAGGCGGTTCAGGTATCGGACGCGGCGAACGCATCCTCAAAGTATAA
- a CDS encoding acetolactate synthase 3 catalytic subunit yields MSSEFTGAEILVKCLAEEGVEHVFGYPGGAVLYIYDAIFNQDKFQHILVRHEQAAIHAADAYSRSSQKVGVALVTSGPGVTNAVTGLATAYMDSIPMVIISGQVPSHAIGQDAFQECDTVGITRPCVKHNFLVKDVRDLAATVKKAFYIATTGRPGPVLIDIPKDISNQKTAYEYPKEVEMRSYKPVDKGHSGQIRKAVQLLLQAERPMIYTGGGVILANAAPELNKLVDQLGFPCTNTLMGLGAYRASDDKYVGMPGMHGTYEANMAMQHCDVLIAIGARFDDRVIGNPKHFASHPRKIIHIDIDPSSISKRVKVDIPIVGNVKDVLQEFLSQLNAAEMKINAPALADWWKQINVWRERDCLKFATSSEVIKPQSVIQKVWDITKGDAFVTSDVGQHQMWAAQYYRFDKPRRWINSGGLGTMGVGLPYAMGVQMANPDATVACITGEASIQMCIQELATCKQYHLTPKIILLNNRALGMVRQWQKIDYNGRYSESYMDSLPDFSKLVEAYGHVGMKIENPADVDGALKDAFAMKDKLVFMNFITDQSENVWPMVKAGKGLTEMLLGSEDL; encoded by the coding sequence ATGAGTTCAGAATTTACAGGCGCAGAGATTTTAGTTAAATGTCTCGCTGAAGAGGGTGTTGAGCATGTGTTCGGATATCCGGGCGGTGCCGTACTCTATATCTACGACGCAATTTTCAATCAGGATAAATTTCAACATATCCTTGTTCGTCATGAACAGGCGGCAATTCATGCTGCTGATGCGTACTCCCGTTCATCGCAAAAAGTTGGTGTTGCACTAGTGACTTCGGGTCCGGGTGTGACCAACGCCGTTACCGGCCTGGCTACCGCCTATATGGATTCTATTCCTATGGTGATCATTTCTGGTCAGGTGCCTAGCCATGCTATCGGCCAGGATGCGTTTCAGGAGTGCGACACAGTAGGGATTACACGTCCTTGCGTGAAGCACAACTTCCTGGTGAAAGACGTGCGTGATTTGGCTGCGACGGTCAAGAAGGCGTTCTATATAGCCACGACGGGACGTCCTGGGCCAGTGTTGATCGATATCCCTAAGGATATCAGCAATCAAAAAACCGCCTATGAATACCCGAAAGAAGTCGAGATGCGCTCTTACAAGCCTGTCGACAAGGGGCATTCTGGTCAGATTCGTAAGGCCGTTCAATTGCTGCTGCAGGCAGAGCGTCCGATGATTTACACCGGTGGTGGTGTGATCCTGGCAAATGCAGCTCCGGAATTAAATAAGCTCGTTGATCAATTGGGGTTTCCATGCACCAATACCCTGATGGGTCTTGGCGCCTATCGCGCCTCTGACGATAAATACGTCGGCATGCCTGGTATGCACGGTACCTACGAAGCCAATATGGCAATGCAGCATTGCGACGTGTTGATTGCAATTGGTGCACGCTTTGATGATAGGGTAATTGGTAATCCCAAACATTTTGCTTCTCATCCGCGGAAAATCATTCATATTGATATCGACCCTTCGTCGATCTCCAAGCGCGTGAAAGTCGATATTCCTATCGTCGGTAACGTTAAGGATGTGTTGCAAGAATTTTTGTCTCAGCTTAATGCCGCTGAAATGAAAATCAATGCACCTGCCCTGGCTGACTGGTGGAAGCAGATCAATGTTTGGCGTGAGCGTGATTGCCTGAAATTTGCCACTTCCTCTGAAGTGATCAAGCCGCAATCTGTGATTCAAAAAGTATGGGATATCACTAAAGGTGATGCTTTCGTTACTTCCGACGTTGGTCAGCATCAGATGTGGGCGGCGCAATATTATCGTTTTGATAAGCCGCGTCGCTGGATTAATTCCGGTGGTCTGGGTACGATGGGTGTAGGTTTGCCTTACGCCATGGGCGTGCAGATGGCTAACCCTGACGCAACTGTTGCCTGCATTACTGGCGAAGCGTCGATACAGATGTGTATTCAGGAATTGGCGACGTGTAAGCAATATCACCTTACGCCAAAGATCATACTGTTGAACAACCGTGCCCTTGGCATGGTACGTCAATGGCAGAAAATTGATTACAACGGTCGTTACTCAGAGTCTTACATGGATTCTCTGCCGGACTTTAGCAAATTGGTAGAGGCATATGGTCACGTTGGCATGAAAATCGAGAATCCGGCTGATGTCGATGGCGCCTTGAAAGATGCGTTTGCCATGAAGGATAAGCTGGTGTTCATGAATTTCATTACCGACCAATCCGAAAATGTCTGGCCTATGGTGAAGGCTGGTAAGGGTTTGACTGAAATGCTGCTTGGCTCGGAGGATCTGTAA